Within Nocardioides sp. JS614, the genomic segment GTTCAGTGCGGCCCGGGCCGCACGCCCGGACGTGAGTGATTACGCGCACCGGGCCCAGCGGTCCATCAGCCGACGGGCGAGGATCCGCTGACTCGGGATCCCCTTGGGCGCCAGGTTGCGGAGCGGCAGGCGCCTTGGCGCGCAAAGGCGCTGCGGTGAACGATGCTGTGGTCACTTGGTCCCTCCACGGTGGGTGAGATGTCGGAGCTTCTCGTGCGCTGGCTTACCTGTGCGGCACGGGGTTTGCCGGGTGGATACGACACGGCTTGCGCCCTCAGCCGGAGGGCACGAACCGATCGAAGTGGATATGGCGCGGCTTGCAGCCACTCGATTCCAGAACCTCCACGGCGGCATCGATCATGGGAGGGGGGCCGCAAAGGTAGGCCTCGCGACCAACCGTTGAGGGAAGGTGTCGCGCAAGCACCTCGGTGATCAGCCCCGTCTCGCCCTCCCATGCCGCACCGTCGGCACCCGCATCACTCAGAGCGGGGATGAACGTGAACCAGTCATGCTGGCGAGCGAGCTGCCCCAGTTCCTCGACGAGGAAGAGATCGCCCGCGGTACGTGCGCCGTAGAAGAACGTGACTTCGCGACGGTTTCCCGTGGCCACGAGCTCCCGCAGGATCCCCAGGATCGGAGCCATGCCGGATCCACCTGCGATCATGATCATCGGACGGTGGGACAGCTGGACGCCGAACTGTCCGAGCGGGCCGCGAAGCTGGACCTGGTCTCCGAGTGAGAGCCGCTGGTCCAGTACCGAGGAGAAACAGCCACCGGGCAGCACCTTGACAATGAGGTCCACACGGTCGCTCTCAGTGGGCGAGTTGGCCATCGAGAAGGAGCGCCATTGGTCTGGCATTCCGGGGACGCCGACCTCGACGTATTGCCCAGCGACAAAGGGCATCGTTTCAGGCTCGTTGAGCCGAAGTCCGAGCCAGCGGATGTCATGGGTGAGCGCATCGATCCGATCAACGGTGGCGGCAAATTCCTGGATGTGCTGACCGGCCTGGTACTGCTCTTCGGTGAGGTCGTCCATCGTCTCGGAGACGTCCACGACCAGATGACCGGATTCGGCGAAGGTCGAGCAAAGCAGCACCACTCCGGCGTTCCGGTCCGCGTCACTCAGAGCGAACGAGGTGCTATCGCCGAGTCGGTAGTCGCCGTCCACGACCTCTGCGCGACAGGTGCTGCATCCGCCGTGCTTACACCCGTACTTGACGTATCGGCCCTGTCTGAGGACGGCTTGGAGGATCGACTCCTCGGGTTCGACGTCGAGAGTCTCGTCGAACGGCAAGATTGTGACTTTATTTTCCATGGAGCGTTCGCCATTCTTTGTCGACAAGTTCAGAAGGTCTGCGCTGCCGTCGGGTCGGGAGCCCCAAGCTCCCGACCCGACGGTGATCTCAAACCCTCAGCGGGTCCTTGATCTCGTACTTGAGAGCGCGGATGTCGTCGATGGTCCACATCCGGTCGGCGTTGAGATGGGGCTGTCCCATCAGCGTCTTACCGTCCGGCCGCACGTAGCCGAGGGCCAAGATGACGTCTGCGAGGTCCATCCCGTCGAACCGCTCCCACCAGTTGGCGCAGCCGGTGTAGATCGTCGGGTTGAGCTTGAAGATCCAGTCACAACCCTCACTGCAAACCGCGTAGCGCTTCCCTTCGTGATCGAAGATCCGGGTCTCCGGCGCGTCGATGCGCGGCATCACACAGGGCACGTGGCACACCTGGCAGAACGGCGGAAGAGCCGGCAGCTCCTGCATCAGCAGCCGCCCCGATGAGGGGTCACTCATCTCCCGGTAGGCGTCCCAGAGGCCGCCGTATCGTGCGGTCCAACCCGGGTAGTGGTTCTCAAACCACTCGTAGTCCGCCGGACCCATCGGGTCGATGCGCCAGAAGTTCAGGGGCCAGATGGCGGCCAACGCGATGGCGACGGAATGGTGCATGTCCTCGACGAACCGCGCTACGTCGGGCAGTCGCTCCGGCGGCTTCAGCCCGTACGGGGCCAGGCGGTTCATGTACGAGCCGACGAAGTCGTCGACGACCCACTCCTCCCAGACGTCCTTGTAGGCCCACGGCCGGTTGACTGCGTAGTACTCGGAAACAACGCCGACGAGTGTGTCCATCGACATGTGCTGGTGCCAGAAATGCCGCTCCAGCGATTCCTGCAGGAAGGGGACGTTTTCTGTCGACTCCAGGCAGGCCATCAGCGTGGCGTAGCCGTTGGCCATGTGACGCGATTCGTCCGACTGGATCGACAGGAAGGTGGTGGGCATGGCGTGGTCGCCATTCACCATCGCGACCTGCGGCAGCGCCACCACCAGTGGATTGGTGTACGCCGTCTCCAGGACAACACCGAGGCACATCGCGACCTCGATCGGGTCGCCGGTGTTGAAGGGCTGGAACGACGCCCGGGCCAGCGTTCCGATCGGGTGGTTGCCGAGCGCGATCTGCCCGATGTCGAAGCCGGCGGGGTCGTGGTAGTTCTTCAGGTAGTACTTCCGCAGATTGATCTCGAGCTGGGCGTGACGAACCTCGTCCAGCATCTGACCTGCATAGCCCTGCCGTAGCTCCTGGTTCTTCACGGATGAGATCAGGAAGCCCGCGCCACAGACCGCTTGGTATTCCGCATCGGTGAGCGCGGGTACGGCGAACTTCATCGCCTCCATGAAGCGCGGTTCGGCAAGGTTGGCGTTGCGATAACGCACGTTGGAATCCAGTGCGCCGTAGACCCGGTTGTCCTTCTCATTCTCCATCGCGGCATAGCCACGCATCATCACCCGGAACGGGTCCTTGCCCTTGGGGGGGATGATGTAGCGGGAGGGGAACTTGGGGTCGGGCTTGGCGTAGTCGAACCCCCAGTCGTA encodes:
- a CDS encoding FAD-binding oxidoreductase yields the protein MPFDETLDVEPEESILQAVLRQGRYVKYGCKHGGCSTCRAEVVDGDYRLGDSTSFALSDADRNAGVVLLCSTFAESGHLVVDVSETMDDLTEEQYQAGQHIQEFAATVDRIDALTHDIRWLGLRLNEPETMPFVAGQYVEVGVPGMPDQWRSFSMANSPTESDRVDLIVKVLPGGCFSSVLDQRLSLGDQVQLRGPLGQFGVQLSHRPMIMIAGGSGMAPILGILRELVATGNRREVTFFYGARTAGDLFLVEELGQLARQHDWFTFIPALSDAGADGAAWEGETGLITEVLARHLPSTVGREAYLCGPPPMIDAAVEVLESSGCKPRHIHFDRFVPSG
- a CDS encoding aromatic/alkene/methane monooxygenase hydroxylase/oxygenase subunit alpha; translation: MVAPKLETVHEKSKRYDWGFDYAKPDPKFPSRYIIPPKGKDPFRVMMRGYAAMENEKDNRVYGALDSNVRYRNANLAEPRFMEAMKFAVPALTDAEYQAVCGAGFLISSVKNQELRQGYAGQMLDEVRHAQLEINLRKYYLKNYHDPAGFDIGQIALGNHPIGTLARASFQPFNTGDPIEVAMCLGVVLETAYTNPLVVALPQVAMVNGDHAMPTTFLSIQSDESRHMANGYATLMACLESTENVPFLQESLERHFWHQHMSMDTLVGVVSEYYAVNRPWAYKDVWEEWVVDDFVGSYMNRLAPYGLKPPERLPDVARFVEDMHHSVAIALAAIWPLNFWRIDPMGPADYEWFENHYPGWTARYGGLWDAYREMSDPSSGRLLMQELPALPPFCQVCHVPCVMPRIDAPETRIFDHEGKRYAVCSEGCDWIFKLNPTIYTGCANWWERFDGMDLADVILALGYVRPDGKTLMGQPHLNADRMWTIDDIRALKYEIKDPLRV